A single Arcobacter sp. FWKO B DNA region contains:
- a CDS encoding efflux transporter outer membrane subunit: MKKHIILVSSLVFFSGCSLLKQDPNIPNINMPITQEQSSEEKAMLNDKWWENFNDTELNSFVEYSLKNNSDLQIAILKVQKFREFLNIKKSDQFPTIDATAGAVHKRTSHYTPPSNQGSTYESYDLGLKASFEIDLFGKLSNAKKGAFEDMLQQHYIKEMIRQRIISDSVVAYYGLQTNHSLYDIAKAQYLDQLERYNHTQHRYENGMVEKSVLLQEESLLQMYKSEMLSYGEILNNYKTAVSILIGKDTKEIFESSNLELKMINYDSTKFIVPMSLPSEILQKRADIKASEAKVKSSAFSVSVARSAYFPSLSLTGTLGYVSGDLDRLVTSNASNYSIGGNLLSPIFNYGRISANIENAKIDQKIALIEYNDTVRKAFGDIKDALSSYSTNKEKLVSYEKRYSAIKEKSDIYQEQYNEGFISHLEFLEVRKEVYSVAMQKESSMFETLKSVVNVYYNLGGGFDINKDTINIQ; the protein is encoded by the coding sequence ATGAAAAAACATATAATTTTAGTAAGTAGTTTGGTGTTTTTTAGTGGATGCTCTTTACTCAAACAAGATCCAAATATACCAAATATAAATATGCCTATAACTCAAGAGCAAAGTAGTGAAGAAAAAGCAATGCTAAATGACAAATGGTGGGAAAATTTCAATGATACTGAGTTAAATTCTTTTGTTGAATATTCACTAAAAAATAATAGTGATTTACAAATTGCGATACTTAAAGTTCAAAAGTTTAGAGAGTTTTTAAATATTAAAAAAAGTGATCAGTTTCCAACTATTGATGCTACAGCTGGGGCAGTTCATAAAAGAACAAGTCATTATACGCCACCATCAAATCAAGGCTCTACATATGAAAGTTATGATTTAGGATTAAAAGCTTCATTTGAGATAGATTTGTTTGGAAAGTTAAGTAATGCAAAAAAAGGTGCATTTGAAGATATGTTGCAACAACATTATATAAAAGAGATGATTCGTCAAAGAATTATAAGTGATAGTGTAGTTGCATATTATGGACTACAAACCAATCACTCTTTATATGATATTGCAAAAGCTCAATATTTAGATCAGCTAGAACGATACAATCACACACAACATAGATATGAAAATGGAATGGTAGAAAAAAGTGTTTTATTACAAGAAGAATCTCTTTTACAAATGTATAAAAGTGAGATGTTGTCTTATGGAGAAATATTAAATAACTATAAAACAGCTGTATCAATATTGATAGGAAAAGATACAAAAGAGATTTTTGAATCATCAAATTTAGAACTAAAAATGATAAATTATGATTCAACTAAATTTATTGTACCTATGAGTTTACCTTCTGAGATATTACAAAAAAGGGCAGATATAAAGGCATCTGAGGCAAAAGTAAAATCATCGGCATTTTCTGTTAGTGTAGCAAGAAGTGCATATTTCCCATCGCTATCACTTACTGGGACACTTGGGTATGTAAGTGGAGATTTAGATAGACTTGTAACTTCAAATGCTTCAAACTATTCAATAGGTGGTAATTTACTTTCTCCTATATTTAACTATGGAAGAATAAGTGCCAATATAGAAAATGCAAAGATTGATCAAAAAATCGCACTTATAGAATACAATGATACTGTGAGAAAAGCTTTTGGAGATATTAAAGATGCACTAAGTTCATATTCAACAAATAAAGAAAAACTAGTATCATATGAAAAAAGATACTCAGCTATAAAAGAAAAAAGTGATATTTACCAAGAACAATATAACGAGGGCTTTATAAGCCATTTGGAGTTTTTGGAAGTGCGAAAAGAGGTATATTCAGTAGCTATGCAAAAAGAATCTTCAATGTTTGAGACACTTAAATCAGTAGTTAATGTTTATTACAATTTAGGTGGAGGCTTTGATATAAATAAGGATACTATAAATATCCAATAA
- a CDS encoding efflux RND transporter periplasmic adaptor subunit: MKLQNNRYVQILFIGTLVFGLYGCDNKSNTQGANHAQEMPPLPVKAIKVEFKDIELDKSYPALIKPYEEAQIIARVQGVLEKQHFVEGSYVKKGELLYTIEHDVYQAKLDVANANFNKALSDYERAKKLYATKSISDKEYETFVASYENTKANLKLAQIEYDYATIKAPISGVVGIKSHDIGNFVATNTKLTTITSTNPIHLEFSIPKSDANRFLSQFKDSSTNIKLVDSTNKESVHNGLIDYIAPQIDINTNTLSLRAKFENKSQEYIIGDFVKVSVKGLKINNAITIPEEAIFQTQNGAIVYVVDDGMAKPRPVILDILTSEGMVLKGGLNDGDMVIINNIAKVRPNSKVKIMDGN, translated from the coding sequence ATGAAGTTGCAAAATAATAGGTATGTACAGATATTATTTATAGGTACATTAGTATTTGGATTATATGGGTGTGACAATAAGTCAAACACTCAAGGTGCAAATCATGCACAAGAAATGCCACCATTGCCAGTTAAAGCTATTAAAGTGGAATTTAAAGATATAGAACTTGATAAAAGTTATCCAGCTTTAATAAAGCCTTATGAAGAAGCTCAAATTATAGCTAGGGTACAAGGTGTACTGGAAAAACAACATTTTGTTGAAGGTAGCTATGTTAAAAAGGGAGAACTATTATATACAATAGAACACGATGTTTATCAAGCAAAGTTAGATGTTGCAAATGCAAATTTCAATAAAGCTTTAAGTGATTATGAAAGAGCTAAAAAACTTTATGCTACAAAATCAATAAGTGACAAAGAGTATGAAACATTTGTTGCTTCTTATGAAAATACAAAAGCAAATCTAAAATTAGCTCAGATTGAGTATGATTATGCTACTATAAAAGCTCCTATTAGTGGTGTAGTTGGTATCAAATCACATGATATTGGGAATTTTGTAGCTACCAATACAAAACTAACAACGATCACTTCAACAAATCCTATACATTTGGAATTTTCAATACCAAAAAGTGATGCAAATAGATTTTTATCTCAATTTAAAGATTCATCAACAAATATTAAATTAGTAGATTCTACTAATAAAGAATCAGTTCACAATGGATTAATTGATTATATTGCACCTCAAATTGATATAAATACAAATACCCTTTCTTTGCGTGCAAAGTTTGAAAACAAATCACAAGAGTATATAATAGGTGATTTTGTAAAAGTGAGTGTAAAGGGACTGAAAATAAATAATGCTATAACAATTCCAGAAGAAGCTATATTCCAAACACAAAATGGAGCAATTGTATATGTAGTGGATGATGGCATGGCAAAACCAAGACCTGTAATACTAGATATATTGACATCTGAAGGTATGGTGTTAAAAGGTGGATTAAACGATGGTGATATGGTTATAATAAACAATATTGCCAAAGTTAGACCAAATTCAAAAGTAAAAATAATGGATGGAAATTAA
- a CDS encoding multidrug effflux MFS transporter: MIKYKNNIHLIILLAVLSAIAPMAVDTYIPSIPTMAKEFHVGIEKIELTLTIFLIGFAIGQIFGGVISDRIGRKKSSIIGLLGFAFFSFIIIFSTTSFELLLYRFIEAFFGGLIVVNASAIVRDKFTTQEAAKVFSLIGTVRSIAPLIAPAIGAFIIHFFSWKAVFIFLTFYALLVAIWVYKELKETFTYSNQSIVQSYQMVLTNKNAMQIIVVLALGFSGMFIIIAKSPFIYMEYFGISSDFFPLYFGFSIIALMIMISVNLRLLKRYTPLFLIKMAVLFQILIAVLFLLFSNTIGLYFTLVLIASYISLNGFIYGNCTALAMESFSKNAGVASAVIGVVQFGLGALITSIVVFFHTETLVPIALSLVAIPLLSFLVVKQYK, translated from the coding sequence GTGATAAAGTATAAAAATAATATTCATTTGATAATACTTTTAGCAGTATTATCAGCTATAGCTCCAATGGCTGTAGATACATACATCCCGTCAATCCCTACAATGGCTAAAGAGTTTCATGTAGGGATTGAAAAAATTGAACTTACTCTTACCATATTCTTAATTGGATTTGCTATAGGGCAGATATTCGGTGGTGTAATATCTGATAGAATAGGGAGAAAAAAGAGCTCTATTATAGGATTGTTGGGTTTTGCTTTTTTTAGCTTTATAATTATATTTTCGACTACTTCTTTTGAGTTATTGTTGTATAGGTTTATTGAAGCATTTTTTGGAGGGCTTATTGTTGTAAATGCAAGTGCTATAGTAAGAGATAAGTTTACTACACAAGAAGCTGCAAAGGTTTTTTCTCTTATTGGAACAGTTAGAAGTATAGCACCATTAATAGCTCCAGCAATTGGTGCTTTTATAATACACTTTTTTTCTTGGAAAGCTGTGTTTATATTTTTAACTTTTTATGCTCTTTTGGTTGCTATTTGGGTATATAAGGAACTAAAAGAAACATTTACTTATTCAAATCAAAGTATAGTCCAATCATATCAAATGGTACTTACAAATAAAAATGCTATGCAAATTATAGTCGTACTTGCTTTAGGCTTTTCTGGAATGTTTATTATAATAGCAAAATCTCCTTTTATTTATATGGAATACTTTGGCATATCTAGTGACTTTTTTCCTTTGTATTTTGGCTTTAGTATTATAGCACTTATGATAATGATTAGTGTTAATTTGCGACTTTTAAAAAGATACACACCACTGTTTTTAATAAAAATGGCTGTTTTATTTCAGATACTAATTGCTGTTTTATTTTTACTTTTTTCTAATACGATAGGTTTGTATTTTACATTAGTTTTAATTGCTTCTTATATTAGCTTAAATGGGTTTATATATGGTAATTGTACAGCTTTGGCAATGGAAAGCTTTTCAAAAAATGCTGGAGTAGCATCTGCTGTTATTGGTGTTGTGCAGTTTGGTCTTGGAGCATTGATTACTAGTATAGTTGTATTTTTTCATACAGAGACATTGGTGCCTATTGCGTTAAGTTTGGTAGCTATACCACTATTATCATTTTTAGTTGTAAAGCAATACAAATAG
- a CDS encoding efflux RND transporter permease subunit — MFSAFFIKNPVFSAVVSIIILLAGIASMVNLPIEQYPRVVPPQVVVSAVYPGASAETLSKTVAAPLEEQINGAKNMIYMNSSADDSGKVSINVFFEVGTNADDAKIDVNNRVQAAISRLPEAVQRQGVRVYEISPSMLLVSVLYSPNNTYDTTYLSNYALINIADEIKRVSGVGDAVIFGAKDYSIRVWIDPQKLSSYSLTPQDIISAVKDQNEQYAAGKFGAEPINDKQMFTYTILAQDRMSSPDEFGDIVISSKKDGGTLRLKDVATVELGSNSYNLITKLDKAPAIPVAVFLQTGANALETADGVKKVLENMSKSFPNDVSYEIPYDTTDFVKISIKEVVYTFIEAIILVIGVIYLFLQNWRATLIPIIAVPVSIIGAFAGMYFLGFSINLLTLFGLVLAIGIVVDDAIIVIENVERHMSEGMSPKDATFQAMKEVSSALIAIVLVLCAVFIPVAFLGGLTGEMYKQFAITIAISVAISGFVALTLTPSLCATILKPVHKEPTGFFKWFNSIFQKATNGYTTIVKKSIKYSLVSALLFGVLIYASYDMLKMMKTGLVPAEDQGTIFVFSYNPPAASLNRTEALTDAIHDHIAQNPNVKHIVSFTGLDFMTFAEKTNAAATIVKLNHWNERKDSSSHAGIIAGSLSKELMGIPYGFSIPVLPPPIQGMGLAGGFDMYVQNRSGGNTQELNGYVQQIIQKANQRGDLMGVRTTLNTMVPQYKVNVNIEEAKSKDVKVADIYNTLSATLGNYYINDFNLYGRTYKVNIGANSENRATPEDLNNIFVRNTKGNLIPIGSLVTFEKTVGADLIERFNLFPSAKISGQPALGYSSGDALKAIEEVANEVLPDGYTISWVGTAYQEKQVASDSLYAFLFGIVLLYLILAAQYEKWLMPVAVLMAVPFAIFGAIVATLLRGLENDIYFQIGLLVLAGLAAKNAILIVEFAMQRVRDGLSAYDAVIDAAKIRLRPIIMTSLAFTLGVVPLAISSGAGAASRHAIGTGVIGGMLAATFLAIVFIPLFYIWVAKLTSKKGEIQ; from the coding sequence ATGTTTTCAGCTTTTTTTATAAAAAATCCTGTATTTTCAGCAGTAGTATCTATCATAATATTACTTGCTGGAATTGCTTCAATGGTAAATTTACCAATTGAGCAATACCCAAGGGTTGTACCTCCTCAAGTTGTAGTTTCTGCTGTTTATCCAGGAGCTAGTGCTGAGACACTATCAAAAACAGTTGCAGCACCACTAGAAGAGCAAATAAATGGTGCAAAAAATATGATTTATATGAACTCTAGTGCTGATGATAGTGGTAAGGTAAGTATAAATGTATTTTTTGAGGTTGGAACCAATGCTGATGATGCAAAAATAGATGTAAACAACAGAGTCCAAGCTGCAATTTCAAGGCTCCCTGAAGCTGTACAAAGACAAGGAGTGAGGGTATATGAGATATCTCCAAGTATGCTTTTGGTTTCTGTTTTATATTCTCCAAATAATACCTATGATACTACATATTTATCAAACTATGCACTTATAAATATTGCTGATGAGATAAAAAGAGTTTCTGGAGTAGGGGACGCTGTAATATTTGGGGCAAAAGATTACTCTATTAGAGTATGGATAGATCCACAAAAACTCTCTTCATATTCTTTGACTCCTCAAGACATCATAAGTGCAGTAAAAGACCAAAATGAACAATACGCTGCTGGTAAATTTGGAGCTGAACCTATAAATGATAAACAAATGTTTACTTATACTATTCTTGCACAAGATAGGATGAGTTCACCTGATGAGTTTGGAGATATAGTAATAAGTTCAAAAAAAGATGGCGGAACACTTAGGCTAAAAGATGTGGCAACTGTGGAGCTTGGCTCAAATAGCTATAATCTTATCACAAAACTAGACAAAGCTCCAGCTATCCCTGTGGCAGTATTTTTACAAACTGGTGCAAATGCACTTGAAACTGCTGATGGTGTAAAAAAAGTACTTGAAAATATGTCAAAAAGTTTTCCAAATGATGTATCTTATGAAATACCTTACGATACTACAGACTTTGTAAAAATATCTATCAAAGAGGTTGTTTATACATTCATTGAAGCAATTATTTTGGTAATTGGTGTAATTTATCTATTTTTACAAAACTGGAGAGCTACTCTTATACCTATCATTGCAGTTCCAGTTTCTATCATTGGTGCATTTGCAGGGATGTATTTCCTTGGATTTAGTATCAATCTTTTGACACTTTTTGGGCTAGTACTTGCGATTGGTATAGTTGTTGATGATGCTATTATTGTAATAGAAAATGTTGAAAGACATATGAGTGAGGGGATGAGTCCAAAAGATGCAACTTTTCAAGCTATGAAAGAAGTATCTAGTGCATTGATTGCTATTGTACTTGTACTTTGTGCTGTATTTATACCTGTTGCATTTTTGGGTGGATTAACTGGTGAGATGTATAAACAATTTGCTATTACTATTGCAATATCTGTTGCAATATCAGGTTTTGTGGCACTTACTTTGACACCATCACTTTGTGCAACTATTCTAAAACCAGTTCACAAAGAACCAACAGGATTTTTCAAGTGGTTTAATAGTATTTTCCAAAAAGCTACAAATGGATATACCACAATTGTGAAAAAATCTATAAAATATAGTTTGGTTAGTGCATTATTGTTTGGAGTTTTGATATATGCTTCATATGATATGCTTAAAATGATGAAAACTGGACTAGTTCCAGCAGAAGATCAAGGAACTATTTTTGTATTTAGTTACAATCCTCCAGCAGCTTCATTAAATAGGACAGAAGCTTTGACAGATGCTATACATGATCATATAGCACAAAACCCAAATGTAAAACATATTGTATCTTTTACAGGGCTTGATTTTATGACATTTGCAGAAAAAACAAATGCAGCAGCAACTATAGTCAAGCTAAATCATTGGAATGAGCGAAAAGATAGCTCATCTCACGCAGGAATAATAGCAGGAAGTTTGAGCAAAGAACTTATGGGGATACCTTATGGGTTTTCTATCCCTGTACTTCCTCCTCCAATACAAGGTATGGGGCTTGCAGGTGGATTTGATATGTATGTACAAAATAGATCTGGTGGAAACACTCAAGAACTAAACGGCTATGTACAACAAATAATCCAAAAAGCAAACCAAAGAGGCGATTTGATGGGTGTAAGAACTACACTTAATACAATGGTACCTCAATACAAAGTAAATGTAAATATAGAAGAAGCAAAATCAAAAGATGTAAAAGTGGCTGATATTTACAATACCCTAAGTGCAACGCTAGGAAACTATTATATAAATGACTTCAACCTTTATGGAAGAACATACAAAGTAAATATTGGAGCTAATAGTGAAAATAGGGCGACTCCAGAAGATTTAAATAATATTTTTGTACGAAATACAAAAGGCAATCTTATCCCAATAGGATCTCTTGTAACCTTTGAAAAAACTGTAGGAGCTGATTTGATAGAAAGATTTAACCTCTTTCCATCAGCTAAGATTTCAGGACAACCAGCTCTTGGATATAGTTCTGGTGATGCTTTAAAAGCTATAGAAGAAGTTGCAAATGAAGTATTACCTGATGGTTATACTATAAGCTGGGTCGGAACTGCTTACCAAGAAAAACAAGTTGCAAGTGATAGTTTGTATGCGTTTTTGTTTGGTATAGTTTTACTTTATCTAATACTAGCTGCTCAGTATGAAAAATGGTTGATGCCAGTTGCTGTACTTATGGCTGTACCGTTTGCAATATTTGGTGCAATTGTAGCTACACTTTTAAGAGGACTTGAAAATGATATATATTTTCAAATAGGGCTTTTGGTTCTTGCTGGACTTGCTGCAAAAAATGCTATTTTGATAGTTGAATTTGCAATGCAAAGGGTAAGAGATGGACTTAGTGCATATGACGCAGTAATAGATGCTGCAAAAATAAGACTTAGACCTATTATTATGACTTCTTTGGCATTTACTTTGGGTGTTGTTCCTCTTGCTATAAGTAGTGGTGCAGGAGCTGCAAGCCGTCATGCAATAGGTACAGGGGTAATTGGTGGTATGCTTGCTGCTACATTTTTGGCAATAGTGTTTATTCCATTATTTTATATTTGGGTTGCTAAATTGACTTCAAAAAAAGGGGAGATCCAATGA
- the uvrA gene encoding excinuclease ABC subunit UvrA, which yields MANDTIKIFGAKENNLKNINLEIPKNKLVVFTGLSGSGKSTLAFDTLYAEGQRRYIESLSSYARQFLDKVGKPDVQKIEGLTPAIAIDQKTTSKNPRSTVGTITEIYDYLRLLYARIGAQHCHLCGKPISKMSSSDIIEQVLSLPNESKIVILAPVINEKKGSFADLIESFRQKGYIRAMIDGVMVRLDEELDLSKTKKHSIKVVIDRVVVKDENRERIASDVEKGLKESYGELEVEIANHEEVGLTTNHIHYSEHMACFDCKVSFEPLEPLSFSFNSPKGACPSCDGLGIRYALDMKKIINEDLSIEDGAIRIIYGFNKGFYFKMLKAFCDGADISTKKVFRDLEDFEKKAILHGSVENADFTWKRHKLSRPWEGIIKIAYNMIKDEKEIGEYMTEKVCDTCGGNRLKASSLAVKVANKGIADIISMPIEDVYSFFDNDENFKYLSAQNQMIASPILKEIRERIYFLYDVGLGYLTLKRDARTISGGEAQRIRVASQIGSGLTGVMYVLDEPSIGLHERDTAKLIKTLKALQEKGNSVIVVEHDKETINSADYIVDIGPNAGKFGGEVVFSGDLKALQKAKTLTALYLTGKKDVHYPHNRAQDEFIEIKDVNINNIENLSVQIPLKNLVAITGVSGSGKSSLILQTLLPVAKELLNHARKIKKVDGVTIEGLDSLDKVIYLDQSPIGRTPRSNPATYTGLMDEVRDIFSKTKEASIRGYTISRFSFNVKGGRCEKCQGEGEIKIEMHFLPDIMVKCDDCHGQRYNPQTLEILYRGKSIADVLNMSVSEALEFFTKVPKLKAKLQTLNDVGLGYITLGQNAVTLSGGEAQRIKLAKELSRKDTGNTLYILDEPTTGLHFADVDKLTGVLHHLVELGNSVIVIEHNLDVIKNADFVIDMGPEGGNKGGKIIAQGTPEDVAKNYEKTGSYTGEYLAKEMKIKVEG from the coding sequence ATGGCAAATGATACTATAAAGATATTTGGTGCAAAAGAGAATAATTTAAAAAATATCAATCTTGAAATACCAAAGAATAAACTTGTTGTTTTTACGGGACTAAGCGGTAGTGGTAAATCAACTTTAGCATTTGATACACTATATGCAGAAGGGCAAAGAAGATACATAGAATCATTGTCCTCATATGCAAGACAGTTTTTGGACAAAGTGGGTAAACCTGATGTACAAAAAATAGAAGGACTAACTCCTGCTATTGCTATAGATCAAAAAACAACTAGCAAAAATCCAAGATCAACAGTTGGAACAATAACTGAAATATATGATTACCTAAGACTACTATATGCTAGAATTGGTGCACAACATTGCCATTTGTGTGGTAAACCAATCTCAAAAATGTCATCAAGTGATATTATAGAACAAGTACTTTCTTTACCTAATGAATCAAAAATAGTGATTTTAGCTCCTGTAATCAATGAAAAAAAAGGCTCTTTTGCAGACTTGATAGAATCATTTAGACAAAAAGGGTACATTAGAGCTATGATTGATGGTGTTATGGTAAGACTTGATGAAGAACTTGATTTAAGTAAAACAAAAAAACACTCAATAAAAGTTGTAATAGATAGAGTTGTAGTAAAAGATGAGAATCGTGAAAGAATAGCAAGTGATGTTGAAAAAGGTCTAAAAGAGAGTTACGGCGAACTTGAGGTGGAAATAGCAAACCATGAAGAAGTAGGACTTACAACAAATCATATACATTATAGTGAACATATGGCTTGTTTTGATTGTAAAGTCTCATTTGAGCCATTAGAACCACTTAGTTTTTCTTTCAATTCTCCAAAAGGTGCATGTCCAAGTTGTGATGGATTGGGTATAAGATATGCACTAGATATGAAAAAAATCATCAATGAAGATTTAAGTATAGAAGATGGTGCTATAAGAATAATATATGGCTTTAATAAAGGGTTTTATTTTAAAATGCTAAAAGCTTTTTGTGATGGTGCAGATATTAGCACAAAAAAAGTTTTTAGGGACTTAGAGGACTTTGAAAAAAAAGCTATTTTACATGGTAGTGTTGAAAATGCTGATTTTACATGGAAAAGACACAAACTTAGTCGTCCTTGGGAAGGTATTATCAAAATAGCATACAATATGATAAAAGATGAAAAAGAAATTGGTGAATATATGACTGAAAAAGTATGTGATACTTGTGGAGGAAATAGACTAAAAGCTTCGAGCCTTGCAGTTAAAGTAGCAAATAAAGGGATAGCTGATATTATAAGTATGCCTATTGAAGATGTATATTCATTTTTTGATAATGATGAAAATTTCAAATATCTAAGTGCACAAAATCAAATGATAGCATCACCTATTTTAAAAGAGATAAGAGAGAGAATTTACTTTTTATACGATGTAGGGTTAGGTTATCTTACTCTAAAAAGAGATGCACGAACAATAAGTGGTGGTGAAGCACAAAGAATAAGAGTAGCATCCCAAATAGGAAGCGGACTTACAGGAGTAATGTATGTATTAGATGAACCTTCAATAGGTCTACATGAAAGAGATACAGCAAAACTGATAAAAACACTAAAAGCTCTACAAGAAAAAGGAAATAGTGTTATCGTTGTAGAACATGATAAAGAAACAATAAATAGTGCAGATTATATAGTAGATATTGGACCAAATGCAGGTAAATTTGGTGGTGAAGTTGTATTTAGTGGTGATTTAAAAGCACTGCAAAAAGCAAAAACTCTAACTGCACTCTATCTTACTGGAAAAAAAGATGTTCACTATCCTCATAATAGAGCACAAGATGAGTTTATAGAGATAAAAGATGTAAATATAAATAATATTGAAAACTTATCAGTACAAATTCCACTTAAAAATCTTGTTGCAATAACAGGAGTAAGTGGAAGCGGTAAAAGCTCGCTTATACTTCAAACCCTATTACCAGTTGCAAAAGAGCTCTTAAACCATGCTAGAAAAATTAAAAAAGTTGATGGAGTAACAATAGAAGGACTTGATAGCCTTGATAAGGTAATCTATCTTGACCAATCACCTATTGGAAGAACTCCAAGAAGTAATCCAGCTACATACACAGGACTTATGGATGAAGTAAGAGATATTTTTTCAAAAACAAAAGAAGCTAGCATCAGAGGGTATACAATAAGTAGGTTTAGCTTCAATGTCAAAGGTGGAAGATGTGAAAAATGTCAGGGTGAAGGTGAAATAAAAATAGAAATGCACTTTTTACCAGATATTATGGTCAAATGTGATGATTGCCATGGACAAAGATACAACCCGCAAACATTAGAAATTTTATATCGTGGCAAAAGTATCGCTGATGTGCTTAATATGAGTGTTTCTGAAGCTTTAGAGTTTTTTACAAAAGTACCAAAATTAAAAGCAAAACTTCAAACACTAAATGATGTTGGACTTGGATATATTACTCTTGGTCAAAATGCAGTAACACTAAGTGGTGGTGAAGCACAAAGGATAAAACTAGCAAAAGAGTTAAGTAGAAAAGATACTGGAAATACACTATATATACTTGATGAGCCTACAACTGGACTTCATTTTGCTGATGTAGATAAGCTTACAGGTGTACTTCATCATCTAGTAGAACTAGGCAATAGTGTAATAGTAATAGAACACAATCTTGATGTTATAAAAAATGCAGATTTCGTTATAGACATGGGACCAGAAGGTGGAAACAAAGGTGGGAAAATAATTGCTCAAGGAACACCAGAAGATGTGGCAAAAAACTACGAAAAAACTGGAAGTTATACTGGTGAGTATTTAGCTAAAGAAATGAAAATTAAGGTTGAAGGGTAA
- a CDS encoding MarR family winged helix-turn-helix transcriptional regulator → MTNDILSFIEDKHKFLQTVLPQHYEKYKTVVDIGLPLMLVNKLITEAKEKLFNTKYSMTTSEFDVLMSLLCLNKQLTPTELYENMIFSSGGMTKLLKKLESKNLIKRIPSKEDKRSMYVVLTPEGTKLAIEAFDDIASMHMSLFAELENNEKTDMEKILKKMLVQLTTK, encoded by the coding sequence ATGACTAATGACATTTTAAGCTTTATTGAAGATAAACATAAATTTCTTCAAACTGTACTACCACAACACTATGAAAAATACAAAACAGTTGTAGACATTGGACTACCACTGATGCTTGTAAACAAACTTATTACAGAAGCAAAAGAAAAGCTTTTTAATACAAAATATAGTATGACAACATCAGAATTTGATGTTTTGATGTCATTATTATGCCTAAATAAACAATTAACTCCTACAGAACTATATGAAAATATGATTTTTTCATCTGGTGGTATGACAAAACTACTTAAGAAACTAGAATCTAAAAACCTTATAAAAAGAATACCTTCCAAAGAAGATAAAAGAAGTATGTATGTAGTTCTTACCCCAGAAGGTACAAAGCTAGCTATAGAGGCTTTTGATGATATAGCAAGTATGCATATGTCATTATTTGCAGAACTTGAAAATAATGAAAAAACAGACATGGAAAAAATACTAAAAAAAATGTTAGTTCAATTGACTACAAAATAA